One region of Triticum aestivum cultivar Chinese Spring chromosome 6B, IWGSC CS RefSeq v2.1, whole genome shotgun sequence genomic DNA includes:
- the LOC123133431 gene encoding wall-associated receptor kinase 2, which produces MMIPAAALTVLLLQLCLSATAAQVTPGAGSRCPTSCGAVRVPYPFGIGDGCHWPGFNLTCDRTRTGEPRLLVGSGLRVVGISLANSTVRVVDGAGQVKLNFTGPGGLDGSGTWGGLGVAGPYVLSEWRNQLVVTGCNVQVTLVGDGGGGNVISGCSSFCSINDKWTGAVTNSSSTGDGAATATCSGIGCCETPVPIGRPSYRVEIKSLDSSNEHADRLPIAVRIAERGWFDGASAALLNDSPGYSHSRRPAVPVVLEFAVDSRPVVLPGVATSGCPVDARRSACQSGHASCHNVSGNYRSGYVCRCLDGYQGNPYLAGGCQDVDECTLPGLCFGECTNTAGGHLCRCPRGAHGDPRIRNGCIRSSLGLSVGIGVGSGAALLIMVLGAIFVTRKMKQRRAKMLKKKFFKQNRGHLLQQLVSQKADIAERMIIPLVELQEATNNFGKAREIGGGGHGTVYKGIMSDLHVVAIKKSKVVIQREIDEFINEVAILSQINHRNVVKLFGCCLEMEVPLLVYEFISNGTLYHHLHVQEPAPSLTWEDRLRIATETARALAYLHSAVSFPIVHRDIKSQNIFLDGTLIAKVSDFGASRCIPVDQTETATAIQGTFGYLDPLYFYSGQLIEKSDVYSFGVLLMELLTREKPCSYRSSEEETLVAYFTASLAASKLVRVLDPQVVEEGGKEVEEVAILAVACVRIEGDHRPTMRQLELTLESLGAAHDSFMMHDIDVLKYPVIEGTNMEETSRQYSLEAEYLLSSRYPR; this is translated from the exons ATGATGATTCCGGCTGCCGCGCTAACGGTGTTGCTGCTGCAGCTCTGCCTCTCGGCGACGGCGGCTCAGGTTACCCCAGGTGCAGGCTCGCGCTGCCCAACCAGCTGCGGCGCCGTGCGCGTGCCGTACCCGTTCGGCATCGGCGACGGGTGCCACTGGCCGGGATTCAACCTCACCTGCGACCGGACGCGCACCGGAGAGCCGCGGCTGCTCGTCGGCAGCGGCCTCCGGGTCGTGGGGATCTCGCTGGCCAACTCCACGGTGCGGGTCGTGGACGGCGCGGGCCAGGTCAAGCTCAACTTCACCGGGCCCGGAGGCCTCGACGGCAGCGGCACGTGGGGCGGCCTCGGCGTCGCCGGCCCGTACGTGCTGTCGGAGTGGCGCAACCAGTTAGTCGTGACGGGGTGCAACGTGCAGGTCACGCTcgtcggggacggcggcggcggcaacgtcATCAGCGGCTGCTCCTCCTTCTGCTCCATCAACGACAAGTGGACCGGCGCCGTGACCAACTCGAGCTCCACCGGCGACGGAGCCGCCACTGCCACATGCTCCGGCATCGGCTGCTGCGAGACGCCCGTCCCCATCGGCCGCCCCTCCTACCGCGTGGAGATCAAGTCGCTGGACTCGAGCAACGAGCACGCCGACAGGCTGCCCATCGCGGTGCGCATCGCCGAGAGAGGGTGGTTCGACGGCGCCTCCGCCGCGCTCCTCAACGACTCGCCCGGGTACTCGCACTCGCGCCGGCCGGCGGTGCCCGTCGTCCTCGAGTTTGCGGTGGATTCGAGGCCGGTGGTGCTGCCCGGAGTGGCAACGTCGGGCTGCCCCGTGGACGCACGGAGGAGCGCGTGCCAGAGTGGCCATGCCTCCTGCCACAACGTCTCCGGCAACTACCGCAGCGGCTACGTGTGCCGGTGCCTGGACGGTTACCAGGGCAATCCATACCTCGCCGGCGGATGCCAGGACGTCGACGAGTGCACGCTGCCGGGCTTGTGCTTCGGCGAGTGCACCAACACGGCCGGAGGGCACCTATGCCGGTGCCCGCGTGGCGCCCATGGCGACCCACGCATAAGAAATGGATGCATCAGATCTTCTCTAG GATTAAGTGTCGGCATTGGAGTTGGCAGTGGAGCAGCCCTTCTAATCATGGTGCTTGGTGCTATTTTTGTGACCCGAAAGATGAAGCAACGGAGGGCAAAAATGCTCAAGAAGAAATTCTTCAAGCAAAATCGGGGGCATCTGTTGCAACAATTGGTGTCTCAGAAGGCGGACATCGCCGAGAGGATGATCATCCCCTTGGTGGAGCTACAAGAGGCCACAAACAATTTCGGCAAAGCTCGCGAGATCGGTGGAGGAGGGCATGGCACGGTCTACAAAGGGATCATGTCAGACCTGCATGTCGTGGCGATCAAGAAGTCCAAGGTCGTGATCCAGAGGGAAATCGATGAGTTCATAAATGAGGTAGCCATCCTCTCGCAGATCAACCATCGAAACGTGGTGAAGCTCTTTGGGTGTTGCCTTGAGATGGAGGTGCCGTTGCTGGTGTACGAGTTTATCTCCAATGGGACCCTTTACCATCATCTTCATGTCCAAGAACCCGCGCCATCCCTGACATGGGAAGATCGGCTAAGGATCGCAACCGAGACTGCAAGAGCTCTGGCCTACCTTCACTCGGCCGTGTCATTCCCTATAGTCCATAGGGATATCAAGTCCCAAAACATTTTTTTAGATGGCACTCTCATAGCAAAGGTGTCAGACTTTGGAGCTTCGAGGTGCATTCCGGTCGATCAAACAGAGACCGCAACCGCTATCCAAGGGACATTTGGGTACCTAGACCCCTTGTACTTCTACTCGGGGCAGCTCATCGAGAAAAGCGACGTTTACAGCTTCGGTGTCCTTCTCATGGAGCTTTTGACAAGGGAAAAACCATGCTCATATCGGTCATCTGAGGAGGAAACCCTTGTCGCATATTTCACCGCTTCGCTAGCAGCAAGCAAGCTGGTTCGCGTGCTAGATCCTCAGGTCGTTGAAGAAGGCGGCAAGGAGGTTGAAGAGGTGGCTATTTTGGCGGTGGCATGCGTGAGGATTGAAGGAGACCACCGGCCAACCATGAGGCAACTGGAGTTGACACTCGAGAGCCTTGGGGCCGCACATGATAGCTTCATGATGCATGACATAGATGTGCTGAAGTATCCAGTGATTGAGGGTACAAACATGGAAGAAACAAGCCGGCAGTATAGCTTGGAAGCAGAGTACTTGTTGTCATCAAGGTACCCTCGGTAG